In Gulosibacter molinativorax, a single window of DNA contains:
- a CDS encoding ABC transporter permease yields the protein MSRRLRRIGILVCLGVAAWFLSAALFPRILAPGDPFAISPADAYQAPSLAHVFGTDESGRDIYTRIVHGAADSLTIGIAATAIGLVLGVLLATVSGVGGRIGDWVSTRIVETLYAFPGILLALLLLSLTGPGILPTTIAVGLSTAPGYARLLRTQFLRVKESAYIEADRVMGRGAWFRLTRTILPNAFQPLFALATLGIGQSVVWASALSYLGLGAPPPSPEWGAMLNAGATYLSTGGWWMSVFPGSAIALVAVTGTVLGRLYNAERRQAR from the coding sequence ATGAGCCGCAGACTCCGACGCATCGGCATCCTCGTCTGCCTGGGCGTTGCCGCCTGGTTCCTCAGCGCGGCCCTGTTCCCGCGCATCCTTGCCCCGGGCGACCCGTTCGCCATCTCACCGGCGGATGCGTACCAAGCCCCCAGCCTGGCCCACGTTTTCGGGACGGACGAGTCCGGCCGCGATATCTACACCCGCATCGTTCACGGCGCCGCCGATTCGCTCACGATCGGCATCGCCGCAACGGCGATCGGGCTCGTCCTCGGCGTGCTGCTTGCAACGGTCTCGGGAGTGGGCGGCCGAATTGGCGACTGGGTATCGACGCGAATCGTCGAGACGCTCTATGCCTTCCCTGGCATCCTGCTCGCACTCTTGCTGCTCTCGCTAACCGGACCGGGCATCCTGCCGACGACGATCGCCGTGGGACTTTCGACCGCCCCTGGATACGCGCGGCTGCTGCGCACCCAGTTCCTGCGGGTCAAGGAGTCCGCTTATATCGAGGCCGATCGCGTCATGGGCCGCGGCGCCTGGTTCCGCCTCACTCGCACGATCCTGCCCAACGCGTTCCAGCCCCTGTTCGCGCTCGCGACCCTCGGCATCGGCCAGTCCGTGGTCTGGGCCTCGGCGCTGAGCTACCTCGGCCTCGGCGCCCCGCCGCCCAGCCCCGAGTGGGGCGCGATGCTGAATGCCGGTGCGACCTATCTCTCCACGGGCGGCTGGTGGATGTCGGTCTTCCCCGGCAGCGCGATCGCGCTTGTCGCGGTCACCGGCACAGTCCTCGGTCGCCTCTATAACGCCGAACGGAGGCAGGCCCGATGA
- a CDS encoding ABC transporter permease has translation MSKVRRVALRALSRLGAAITVIWVVATITFFAVRAVPGDPVQAILGGPGSQASAEAVAQARADYGLDRPLGEQYFAYLGQLLRGDLGVSYRLHDDVTTIIGDLLPNTLQLAGAALVLGWAIALLLVWLSTRGGRVAGVVTDFLGIVGAALPHFWLGAVLITIFATGLGLPVALSGPGFTGLILPALTLAIPLGGYLAQVMRDSTLDALDKPFVLAARARGESPNGVFRKHLLRRAALPAVGLTGWAFGSLISGAVVVEKLFARPGLGRSLVDAVVARDVPLVIGVLIVVAAAYVLITLVTDVIEQALSPRTEAAV, from the coding sequence ATGTCAAAGGTAAGGCGCGTCGCCCTCCGTGCACTGTCACGGCTGGGCGCCGCCATCACCGTGATCTGGGTCGTCGCCACGATCACCTTCTTTGCCGTGCGCGCCGTACCGGGTGACCCCGTGCAGGCGATCCTAGGCGGCCCCGGCTCGCAGGCCTCCGCCGAGGCGGTCGCCCAGGCCCGGGCCGACTACGGGCTTGATCGCCCCCTCGGCGAGCAGTACTTCGCCTACCTCGGGCAGCTGCTGCGCGGCGACCTCGGCGTGAGCTACCGGCTCCACGACGACGTCACGACGATCATCGGCGACCTGCTGCCGAATACGCTGCAGCTCGCGGGTGCAGCCCTCGTGCTCGGGTGGGCGATCGCGCTCCTGCTCGTCTGGCTCTCGACCCGCGGCGGTCGCGTCGCTGGCGTCGTCACCGACTTTCTCGGCATCGTCGGTGCCGCGCTCCCCCACTTCTGGCTCGGCGCGGTGCTCATCACGATCTTCGCGACCGGCCTTGGGCTCCCGGTCGCGCTCTCCGGCCCCGGATTCACCGGGCTCATCCTCCCCGCCCTCACCCTCGCGATTCCGCTCGGCGGCTACCTCGCGCAGGTGATGCGCGACTCGACCCTCGATGCGCTCGACAAGCCATTCGTCCTGGCCGCTCGCGCCCGCGGCGAGTCTCCAAACGGGGTCTTCCGCAAACACTTGCTTCGCCGAGCCGCACTCCCCGCCGTGGGACTCACCGGTTGGGCCTTCGGTTCGCTCATCTCTGGCGCGGTCGTGGTCGAGAAGCTCTTCGCCCGGCCGGGCCTCGGCCGCTCGCTCGTGGATGCGGTCGTCGCCCGGGATGTGCCGCTCGTCATCGGCGTGCTCATCGTGGTGGCCGCAGCCTACGTCCTCATCACCCTCGTGACCGACGTCATCGAGCAGGCTCTCTCGCCACGCACGGAGGCCGCAGTATGA
- a CDS encoding ABC transporter substrate-binding protein gives MLKQSLRLVGAVAGLALLVPLAACSATPAESKTTLTFATGQSEPDCLDPHVGGNWPQAESAHQFLESLFARDDSGEIVPWLADSSEVSEDGLTWTIGLKEGIEFSDGTPFNAAAVVANMEHVRDPNTKSSTGILALEKVDAIVATDDHTVEFQLNTPDSALLESLAQSWLAIMSPAGLERGEQANCEAPIGTGAFQVDSWTKQDRIVFVRNETHTEAMPGEATPPEGERIERIEWRFIPDAATRTAALQSGQVDVIDQVQPDALSGFQETDEFSTLVGPRPGTTARIELNTTRAPFDDPLVREAFTRSTDIDAAVESLYFGTLDRSYSPLSSALPESVGFPELLGVDVDQANQLLDEAGWTERNDAGIRIKDGQPLTVVFPLSTNQSIPAEVSLVEQIAASAGAVGFDVQIELLDIGSWYAASGEWAFDAIIAPYSKSSADVLRIVYHSAGNVPAPSGYHANNTGIESPELDAMLEQAGTTTDRAERADLYAQAQEFIVSEHLIVPLYDQMVQFAYTPTLEGLRLDPSLNLITFTNASFK, from the coding sequence ATGCTTAAGCAATCACTCCGGCTCGTCGGAGCAGTCGCTGGCCTCGCACTTCTTGTGCCCCTCGCCGCATGCTCTGCAACCCCCGCCGAATCGAAGACCACACTCACGTTCGCGACCGGCCAGTCGGAGCCCGACTGCCTTGACCCGCACGTCGGCGGGAACTGGCCCCAGGCCGAGTCTGCCCACCAGTTCCTCGAATCGCTCTTCGCTCGAGACGACAGCGGCGAGATTGTGCCGTGGCTCGCAGACTCGAGCGAGGTGAGCGAAGACGGCCTCACCTGGACGATCGGCCTCAAGGAAGGCATCGAGTTCTCGGACGGCACTCCTTTTAATGCGGCTGCCGTGGTCGCCAACATGGAGCACGTGCGCGACCCGAATACGAAGTCCTCGACCGGCATCCTCGCCCTCGAAAAGGTCGACGCGATCGTGGCGACCGACGATCACACCGTCGAGTTCCAGCTGAACACGCCCGACTCGGCCCTCCTCGAGTCGCTCGCACAGTCCTGGCTCGCGATCATGTCGCCCGCCGGCCTCGAGCGCGGCGAGCAGGCAAACTGCGAGGCGCCGATCGGTACCGGTGCGTTCCAGGTCGACTCGTGGACGAAGCAGGATCGCATCGTCTTCGTTCGCAACGAGACCCACACCGAGGCAATGCCCGGCGAGGCGACCCCACCCGAGGGCGAGCGCATCGAGCGCATCGAGTGGCGCTTCATCCCCGACGCCGCGACCCGCACAGCCGCCCTGCAGTCCGGCCAGGTCGACGTGATCGACCAGGTGCAGCCGGATGCGCTTTCAGGCTTCCAGGAGACCGACGAGTTCTCGACGCTTGTTGGCCCGCGCCCCGGCACGACCGCGCGCATCGAGCTCAACACGACCCGCGCGCCGTTCGATGACCCGCTGGTGCGCGAGGCATTCACGCGCTCGACCGACATCGATGCGGCCGTCGAGTCGCTCTACTTCGGCACCCTCGATCGGTCCTACTCGCCCCTGTCCTCCGCGCTTCCCGAGTCGGTCGGGTTCCCCGAGCTGCTGGGCGTCGACGTCGACCAGGCGAATCAGCTTCTCGATGAGGCCGGGTGGACCGAGCGGAACGACGCGGGCATCCGCATCAAGGACGGCCAGCCGCTCACCGTCGTCTTCCCGCTCTCGACGAACCAGTCGATCCCCGCCGAGGTCTCGCTCGTCGAGCAGATTGCCGCGAGTGCAGGCGCGGTCGGGTTCGACGTACAGATCGAGCTGCTCGACATCGGCTCCTGGTACGCCGCCTCGGGCGAGTGGGCGTTCGACGCGATCATCGCGCCGTACTCGAAGTCCTCCGCCGACGTGCTGCGCATCGTCTACCACTCGGCCGGCAACGTTCCCGCGCCGTCGGGCTACCATGCGAACAACACGGGCATCGAAAGCCCCGAGCTTGACGCCATGCTCGAGCAGGCCGGCACGACGACCGACCGGGCCGAGCGCGCGGACCTCTACGCGCAGGCGCAGGAGTTCATCGTGAGCGAGCACCTCATCGTGCCGCTCTACGATCAGATGGTGCAGTTCGCCTACACCCCGACCCTCGAGGGCCTGCGCCTCGACCCGTCGCTCAACCTGATCACGTTCACGAACGCCTCGTTCAAGTAG
- a CDS encoding sensor histidine kinase: protein MKSKALQIVAAIPQLVLYGILALPMFGLFVATVATGMGLMFVFLIGIVVFALLGVVMYLLARFEEARAGWTFDLDIPRHEFRQSPRTDGWKFFHTLALQWADSRTWIGILHGAVVSLLGLIAVFALHWLATGIAWLFAPLQGPTYVLGDFWLGEQPSWLALLLGLALIVIGAIVIVSLAFAHRALSKQLLVPNREAELQSEARVQSQHRQQAISAADIERARIERDLHDGVQPRLVAVGMTLGMAKRKLKTDPERASELIDEAHESTMVAVTELRQLVRGFQPAVLQDRGLDAALSALIGRSAIPVDIQVNLPNRYSDRAEATMYFAVAEAMTNAAKHAGATHILVRIHEENGYLFAHIEDNGRGGANRSPGGGIDGVMNRVTAAGGTYNFSSPEGGPTVIEVTVPCAS, encoded by the coding sequence ATGAAATCCAAAGCACTCCAAATCGTAGCCGCGATACCGCAGCTAGTGCTCTACGGCATCCTTGCCCTGCCGATGTTCGGGCTGTTCGTCGCCACGGTCGCCACCGGCATGGGGCTGATGTTCGTCTTCCTGATCGGCATCGTCGTGTTCGCGCTGCTCGGTGTCGTCATGTATCTCCTCGCACGCTTCGAGGAGGCGCGCGCCGGGTGGACGTTCGACCTCGACATACCGCGCCACGAGTTCCGGCAGTCGCCCCGCACCGACGGGTGGAAGTTCTTCCACACCCTCGCGTTGCAGTGGGCCGACTCGCGAACCTGGATCGGCATCCTGCACGGCGCGGTCGTGTCGCTGCTCGGTCTGATCGCCGTGTTCGCACTCCACTGGTTGGCTACCGGCATCGCCTGGCTCTTCGCGCCACTCCAGGGGCCGACCTACGTGCTTGGCGACTTCTGGCTGGGGGAGCAGCCGAGCTGGCTCGCACTGCTGCTCGGACTCGCCCTCATCGTCATCGGCGCGATCGTCATCGTCAGCCTCGCCTTCGCCCACCGCGCCTTGTCAAAGCAGTTGCTCGTACCGAACCGCGAGGCCGAGTTGCAGTCGGAGGCGCGGGTGCAGTCACAGCACCGCCAGCAGGCGATCTCGGCGGCCGACATCGAGCGGGCCCGCATCGAGCGTGACCTGCATGACGGCGTCCAGCCGCGGCTCGTTGCCGTGGGCATGACCCTCGGCATGGCCAAGCGCAAGCTGAAGACCGACCCGGAACGCGCATCCGAACTCATCGACGAGGCCCACGAATCCACGATGGTGGCGGTCACTGAGCTCCGTCAGCTCGTGCGTGGCTTCCAGCCCGCCGTGCTGCAGGACCGCGGTCTTGACGCCGCGCTCTCGGCACTCATCGGTCGCAGCGCCATCCCGGTTGATATTCAGGTGAACCTCCCGAACCGCTACAGCGATCGGGCCGAAGCGACCATGTACTTTGCGGTCGCCGAGGCAATGACGAATGCCGCGAAGCACGCGGGCGCGACCCACATCCTGGTGCGCATCCACGAAGAAAACGGCTACCTGTTCGCCCACATTGAGGACAATGGCCGAGGCGGCGCGAATCGCAGTCCAGGCGGCGGAATCGACGGCGTCATGAACCGCGTGACCGCAGCGGGCGGCACATACAACTTCTCCAGCCCCGAGGGTGGACCTACCGTGATTGAGGTGACCGTGCCATGCGCATCGTGA
- a CDS encoding LuxR C-terminal-related transcriptional regulator, which translates to MRIVICEDNALLRAGLSRLLSDEGHEIVAALPDAIELQDRVTETSPDLVLLDVRLPPTFTDEGVRAAISLREQTPGLPILVLSQYVEERYATELIARSKGALGYLLKDRVADVAEFLDSVEQVADGGTVLDPEVVGQLLGRRSRDSQLDALTERERTVLGLMAEGKSNAAIASQLYISEGSVEKHISQVFQKLGLGAETGGNRRVLAVLAYLGVEIDETGDAR; encoded by the coding sequence ATGCGCATCGTGATCTGTGAAGACAATGCACTGCTTCGAGCCGGGCTCAGTCGCCTGCTGAGCGACGAAGGTCACGAGATCGTCGCGGCGCTCCCCGACGCCATCGAGCTGCAGGACAGGGTGACCGAAACATCCCCGGACCTCGTGCTGCTCGATGTCCGACTCCCACCCACCTTTACCGACGAGGGAGTCCGCGCCGCGATCTCGCTCCGAGAGCAGACCCCGGGCCTGCCGATCCTCGTGCTCTCGCAGTACGTGGAGGAGCGGTACGCGACCGAGCTCATCGCTCGCAGCAAAGGGGCGCTTGGCTACCTGCTGAAGGATCGCGTCGCGGATGTCGCAGAGTTCCTCGACTCGGTCGAGCAGGTCGCCGACGGCGGCACGGTCCTCGACCCCGAGGTGGTCGGCCAGCTGCTCGGCCGCCGCTCGCGCGATTCGCAGTTGGATGCGTTGACCGAGCGTGAGCGCACCGTGCTCGGGCTCATGGCTGAGGGCAAATCCAATGCGGCAATCGCATCCCAGCTTTATATCTCTGAGGGTTCTGTCGAGAAGCACATTTCGCAGGTGTTCCAGAAGCTCGGCCTCGGTGCCGAGACTGGTGGCAACCGACGCGTGCTCGCAGTTCTCGCCTACCTCGGTGTCGAGATTGACGAAACAGGAGACGCGCGATGA
- a CDS encoding TetR/AcrR family transcriptional regulator, with protein MTALKRRAGAGRPAASSHTALEEAACELALEQGWDNVSANDIAQRAGVSRSSFFNYFASKADVLWRNVDVALDSAASLREFVARLEEIGPPTALTYIDAMGARGAAEESSVARANRLAAMLRGGPTLGTVSSQVDADQAAALATSIQRIRSASLASGTLTAIVDWAASGLGRAPLHRYLDAAFGDNW; from the coding sequence ATGACCGCGTTAAAGCGGAGGGCGGGCGCGGGGCGCCCCGCGGCGTCGAGCCACACGGCGCTCGAGGAAGCGGCGTGCGAGCTCGCGCTCGAGCAGGGCTGGGACAACGTTTCGGCGAACGACATCGCCCAGCGCGCGGGCGTGAGTCGCTCATCCTTCTTCAACTACTTCGCCTCGAAGGCGGATGTGCTGTGGCGCAACGTGGATGTCGCACTCGATTCCGCGGCGTCGCTGCGCGAATTCGTCGCGCGACTCGAAGAGATCGGGCCGCCGACCGCGCTCACCTACATCGACGCGATGGGCGCGCGCGGGGCGGCCGAGGAATCCTCGGTCGCGCGCGCAAACCGCCTCGCCGCGATGCTTCGGGGTGGGCCGACGCTCGGCACGGTTTCGAGCCAGGTTGATGCCGACCAGGCCGCGGCTCTCGCGACGTCGATTCAGCGCATCCGGTCCGCATCCCTCGCCTCGGGCACCCTCACCGCGATCGTGGATTGGGCCGCGTCGGGCCTCGGTCGGGCTCCTCTGCATCGCTACCTCGACGCCGCCTTCGGCGACAACTGGTAG
- the ileS gene encoding isoleucine--tRNA ligase: MSYPKSAFGPGAESVPASPSFPNLETQVLDFWREDNTFQESIDQREGSPEWVFYDGPPFANGLPHYGHLLTGYAKDVFPRFNTMRGRQVNRVFGWDTHGLPAELEAMKQLGISTKEEIDEMGIGNFNAAAKKSVLRYMDEWQEYVERQGRWVDFENGYKTLDITYMESVIWAFKTLYDQGLAYEGFRVLPYCWNDETPLSNHELRMDDDVYQMRQDNTVTVTFPLTGEKAFNLGLDGVRALAWTTTPWTLPTNLALAVGPEVEYALVPAGPNGAADGAAEALYLLATARIPAYAKELGYSELKDAEAAVIRTFTGEQLRGVRYAPLWDYYADTDAYGTENAWQILVADYVTTTDGTGIVHQAPAYGEDDKVACDAAGIPTILSVDAHGRFLDNITPVAGQQVFDANRTLIQQLKSDGRLLQQKSYEHSYPHCWRCKQPLIYKAVSSWFVKVTDYRDEMLELNEQIEWVPENVKHGQFGKWLEGARDWSISRNRYWGSPIPVWKSDDPNYPRVDVYGSLEELERDFGVEVTDLHRPFIDELTRPNPDDPTGKSTMRRIEDVLDVWFDSGSMPFAQVHYPFENRDWFDTHSPADFIVEYIGQTRGWFYVMHALSTPLFHRPAYKRVVSHGIVLGSDGRKMSKSLQNYPDVNEVFDRDGSDAMRWFLMSSSVLRGGNLIVTEEAIRESTRQFLLPLWSTYYFFTTYANTANGPDAAGYEAKFRTDSTNLLDRYILAKLRETVEAFTNDLEALDASNATARLRDFADVLTNWYVRRSRDRFWVGTTDAQGEVSDAGREAFDTLYTVLETVCRLAAPLAPFTTETVWRGLTGERSVHLTDFPEAADYPADEALVVSMDAVREVVSAGQSLRKQHHLRVRLPLGKLTVLVTDAATLSDFRPIIGDELNVREVELQERTEEAASQYGVSRVLRVNARAAGPRIGKQVQQVIKASKSGDWTEEDGQVVAGGVPLEPSEYEVDLEISEGEGDDVLGLLPNGGILVLDTEITPELAAEGAARDAIRAVQDARKAAGLEVSDRIHLTLATDAASLAALQSQAELIAGETLATDISITDGLEPDADRASIPHSYGALDIQLRKA; this comes from the coding sequence ATGTCCTACCCGAAGTCCGCCTTCGGCCCCGGGGCCGAGTCCGTTCCGGCCAGCCCTTCGTTTCCGAATCTCGAGACGCAGGTGCTCGACTTCTGGCGAGAGGACAACACGTTCCAGGAGTCGATTGACCAGCGCGAGGGCTCGCCCGAGTGGGTCTTCTATGACGGCCCGCCGTTCGCGAACGGCCTGCCGCACTACGGTCACCTCCTCACGGGCTACGCGAAGGATGTGTTCCCCCGCTTCAACACGATGCGCGGCAGGCAGGTCAATCGCGTCTTCGGCTGGGACACCCATGGGCTACCCGCCGAGCTCGAGGCGATGAAGCAGCTCGGGATCTCGACGAAGGAAGAGATCGACGAGATGGGCATCGGCAACTTCAACGCCGCGGCCAAGAAGTCCGTCCTGCGTTATATGGACGAGTGGCAGGAATATGTCGAGCGTCAGGGCCGCTGGGTCGACTTCGAGAACGGCTACAAGACGCTCGATATCACCTACATGGAGTCGGTGATCTGGGCGTTCAAGACGCTGTACGACCAGGGCCTCGCGTACGAGGGCTTCCGGGTCCTGCCGTACTGCTGGAACGACGAGACGCCGCTGTCGAACCACGAGCTGCGCATGGATGACGACGTCTACCAGATGCGACAGGACAACACGGTAACCGTGACGTTCCCCCTGACCGGCGAAAAGGCTTTCAACCTCGGCCTCGACGGCGTGCGCGCACTCGCCTGGACGACCACGCCCTGGACCCTGCCGACGAACCTCGCGCTCGCCGTGGGCCCCGAGGTCGAGTACGCCCTCGTGCCAGCCGGCCCGAACGGTGCCGCCGACGGTGCGGCCGAGGCCCTCTACCTGCTCGCGACGGCGCGCATCCCCGCCTACGCGAAGGAGCTCGGCTATTCCGAGCTCAAGGATGCGGAGGCCGCAGTCATCCGCACGTTCACGGGCGAGCAGCTGCGCGGCGTGCGCTACGCGCCGCTGTGGGATTACTACGCCGATACCGATGCCTATGGCACCGAGAACGCCTGGCAGATTCTCGTCGCCGACTACGTCACGACCACCGACGGTACCGGTATCGTCCACCAGGCTCCGGCCTACGGTGAGGACGACAAGGTCGCGTGTGACGCGGCGGGCATCCCGACGATCCTCTCGGTGGATGCGCACGGTCGCTTCCTCGACAACATCACGCCGGTGGCGGGCCAGCAGGTCTTCGACGCGAACCGCACGCTCATCCAGCAGTTGAAATCGGATGGCCGTCTGCTGCAGCAGAAGTCGTACGAGCACTCGTACCCGCACTGCTGGCGCTGCAAGCAGCCGCTCATCTACAAGGCCGTTTCGAGCTGGTTCGTGAAGGTCACCGACTACCGCGACGAAATGCTCGAGCTCAACGAGCAGATCGAGTGGGTTCCCGAGAACGTCAAGCACGGCCAGTTCGGCAAGTGGCTCGAGGGCGCGCGCGACTGGTCGATCTCCCGCAACCGCTATTGGGGCAGCCCCATCCCGGTGTGGAAGAGTGACGACCCGAACTACCCGCGCGTCGACGTCTACGGTTCACTTGAGGAGCTCGAGCGCGACTTTGGCGTGGAGGTCACCGACCTCCACCGCCCGTTCATCGACGAGCTGACCCGCCCGAACCCGGACGATCCGACGGGGAAGTCGACGATGCGCCGCATCGAAGACGTTCTCGACGTGTGGTTCGACTCGGGCTCGATGCCGTTCGCGCAGGTGCACTACCCGTTCGAGAATCGCGACTGGTTTGACACGCACTCGCCCGCGGACTTCATCGTCGAGTACATCGGCCAGACCCGCGGCTGGTTCTACGTGATGCACGCGCTGTCGACGCCGCTGTTCCACCGCCCGGCCTACAAACGAGTCGTGTCGCACGGCATCGTGCTCGGTTCGGACGGCCGCAAGATGTCCAAGTCACTGCAGAATTACCCCGACGTGAACGAGGTCTTCGATCGCGACGGTTCGGATGCGATGCGCTGGTTCCTGATGTCGAGCTCGGTGCTGCGTGGCGGCAACCTCATCGTCACCGAGGAGGCCATTCGCGAGTCGACGCGTCAGTTCCTCCTACCGCTGTGGTCGACGTACTACTTCTTCACGACGTATGCGAACACCGCGAACGGCCCCGACGCGGCCGGGTACGAGGCGAAGTTCCGCACCGACTCGACGAACCTCCTCGACCGCTACATCCTGGCGAAACTGCGGGAGACCGTCGAGGCCTTCACGAACGACCTCGAGGCACTGGATGCATCCAACGCGACCGCGCGCCTGCGCGACTTCGCCGACGTGCTCACGAACTGGTACGTGCGCCGCTCGCGCGACCGCTTCTGGGTGGGTACGACGGATGCGCAGGGCGAGGTTTCCGACGCCGGTCGCGAGGCCTTCGACACGCTCTACACCGTGCTCGAGACGGTCTGCCGCCTCGCGGCACCCCTCGCCCCGTTCACGACCGAAACGGTGTGGCGCGGGCTGACCGGCGAGCGCTCGGTGCACCTGACGGACTTCCCGGAAGCCGCGGACTACCCGGCCGATGAGGCGCTTGTCGTGTCGATGGATGCGGTGCGCGAGGTCGTCTCGGCGGGCCAGAGCCTGCGCAAGCAGCACCACCTGCGTGTGCGCCTGCCGCTCGGCAAGCTCACGGTGCTCGTGACCGATGCCGCGACGCTGAGCGACTTCAGGCCGATCATCGGTGACGAGCTCAACGTCCGCGAGGTCGAGCTTCAGGAGCGCACCGAGGAGGCCGCCTCGCAGTACGGCGTCTCGCGCGTGCTGCGCGTCAACGCCCGTGCCGCCGGCCCGCGCATCGGCAAGCAGGTGCAGCAGGTCATCAAGGCGTCGAAGTCGGGCGACTGGACGGAAGAAGACGGCCAGGTCGTGGCCGGCGGCGTGCCGCTCGAGCCCTCGGAGTACGAGGTCGATCTCGAGATCAGCGAGGGGGAGGGCGACGACGTGCTCGGCCTTCTGCCGAACGGCGGCATCCTCGTGCTCGATACCGAGATCACGCCCGAGCTCGCCGCGGAAGGCGCCGCTCGCGACGCGATCCGCGCGGTACAGGATGCGCGCAAGGCCGCGGGGCTCGAGGTGAGCGACCGCATCCACCTCACCCTCGCGACCGACGCGGCATCGCTCGCCGCGCTGCAATCGCAGGCCGAGCTCATCGCGGGCGAGACGCTCGCGACCGATATTTCGATCACCGATGGTCTCGAGCCGGATGCGGATCGCGCGTCGATCCCGCACAGCTACGGGGCACTCGACATTCAGCTGCGAAAGGCATAG
- a CDS encoding bifunctional folylpolyglutamate synthase/dihydrofolate synthase — protein MSNERENNLDDEFDPNEELTAEYLIKMFGGAPFDEGHEEEGVTDEELSERELAERERLDNTDWRAEADEVYEELMTRVGEAQPEPRLGPTRRACQLLGDIHEAWPMIHITGTNGKSSTARLTESILRAHGLRTGLLTSPHLIRLNERIGIDGAPITDERLVANWRDIEPFIAIVDNELEVAGEPRLTFFEALTVLAFACFTDAPIDVAVVEVGMGGEWDSTNVADGSVAVFTPISLDHQDRLGNTVAEIASTKAGIIKPSAAVVTAAQVPEVMDQLRRAAQLQEATLYSEPEKFAVTADQMAVGGRLVSVRGIAGQYDDLPVALAGDYQAHNAALAIAAVEAFFGGERQLDYDTVAQGTASAVSPGRLDLIGTDPAVIIDAAHNPHGAAHLAQAMTETYNFDELTVVLGVLQGKSVAGIIKPLASIASRLIITESDSPRAIPAWELADEVREIIGEEASAQKRLEIIERAQDAFDTARREATDAAVLADREGRPLSAGVLITGSITLVGEAAALALEDGWKAQATPPDDETEQLDEQEDEW, from the coding sequence ATGAGCAACGAACGCGAAAATAACCTCGACGACGAGTTCGATCCGAACGAGGAACTCACCGCTGAATATCTCATCAAGATGTTTGGCGGGGCCCCGTTTGATGAGGGGCACGAAGAAGAGGGCGTAACCGACGAAGAACTCAGCGAGCGCGAACTCGCCGAGCGCGAGCGCCTCGATAACACCGACTGGCGGGCCGAGGCCGACGAGGTCTACGAGGAGCTGATGACCCGCGTCGGCGAGGCCCAGCCCGAACCCCGGCTGGGACCGACGCGGCGTGCCTGCCAGCTGCTTGGTGACATTCACGAGGCGTGGCCGATGATTCACATCACCGGCACGAACGGGAAGTCGTCGACGGCCCGGCTCACCGAGTCGATCCTGCGCGCGCACGGCCTGCGCACCGGCCTGCTCACGAGCCCGCACCTGATTCGCCTCAACGAGCGGATAGGCATCGACGGCGCCCCGATTACTGACGAGCGACTCGTCGCGAACTGGCGCGACATCGAGCCATTCATCGCGATCGTCGACAACGAACTCGAGGTTGCGGGGGAGCCGCGGCTCACCTTCTTCGAGGCACTCACCGTGCTCGCATTTGCGTGCTTCACGGATGCGCCGATCGACGTCGCGGTGGTCGAGGTCGGGATGGGCGGCGAGTGGGATTCGACGAACGTGGCCGACGGTTCGGTCGCGGTATTCACGCCGATCTCGCTCGACCACCAGGACCGCCTCGGCAACACTGTGGCCGAGATCGCGTCGACCAAGGCGGGCATCATCAAGCCCTCCGCTGCGGTTGTGACCGCCGCCCAGGTGCCGGAGGTCATGGACCAGCTGCGTCGCGCAGCCCAGCTGCAGGAAGCCACGCTCTACTCGGAACCCGAGAAGTTTGCCGTGACCGCGGACCAGATGGCGGTTGGCGGCCGACTCGTGTCGGTGCGCGGCATCGCGGGCCAGTACGACGACCTGCCGGTGGCGCTCGCGGGCGACTACCAGGCGCATAACGCGGCCCTCGCGATCGCGGCGGTCGAGGCCTTCTTCGGCGGCGAACGCCAGCTCGACTACGACACGGTCGCCCAGGGCACCGCGTCGGCGGTCTCGCCCGGACGCCTCGATCTGATCGGCACCGACCCCGCCGTCATCATCGACGCCGCGCACAACCCGCACGGCGCCGCGCACCTCGCGCAGGCGATGACGGAGACGTACAACTTTGACGAGCTGACCGTCGTGCTGGGCGTCCTGCAGGGCAAGTCCGTCGCCGGCATCATCAAGCCGCTCGCGAGCATCGCGAGCCGCCTCATCATCACCGAGTCGGATTCGCCCCGTGCGATTCCCGCGTGGGAGCTTGCGGACGAAGTTCGCGAAATCATCGGCGAGGAGGCATCGGCGCAGAAGCGCCTCGAGATCATCGAGCGTGCTCAGGATGCGTTCGACACGGCTCGGCGCGAGGCTACGGATGCGGCCGTGCTCGCCGACCGTGAGGGGCGGCCGCTGTCGGCAGGCGTGCTCATCACAGGGTCGATCACCCTCGTTGGTGAGGCCGCCGCGCTCGCGCTCGAAGACGGCTGGAAAGCGCAGGCAACGCCACCCGACGACGAAACAGAGCAGCTCGACGAGCAGGAGGATGAGTGGTGA